AAGTAGGCTGACAACATGTGGTCACTGACCGATGTGCAGTGTTGAAGATTCCTGCTGGAagctctctgttgttgttgttttttttttttgtttgtttttttttttaattgtttggttttttttttgtttttgtggtgaaATATTCCGACACTTTACCATTAATCACTcatgcaaaaaacaaatgattgaACCAAGTTCATCACATCGTGTTAGCTACCAATAACAGCTGATGTCTGattcagaaaaaacaaataatcaaagaaaagacaaaaaaaagaagattgtTAACTTGAGTTTCACGCAGGATCTGGCAATGAAAGGGGAAGGTTTcagatttgaaaatgtcaaGACTTAAGCCTGTGAATTAACCTCATGTGATTCTACGACAAAATGGCAATCGGCAAACCTTGTTATTCTGAGCTGAGTGCAGCCTGTAAACGTGAAGGAGGTTTTGCTCCCTGTTTCAGTCTCTCTGACaaagaaaaggtgaaaatgtcaaaacaaaacagccaccaGATTTCTTACTACACATCAGTAAAATAAGGCTGAAGCTCAGTGTTGAGAAATGACTCATCAGTCCATTAATTAAatcatcagcactttatttattattccaaCAGATTTGGCTGGGTAGCCGAAAAGATCGCAGTCATCCCACGACGTACATCTGCCAAAACCTGTGGAGATGGCAAAACTGGAGTGGTGCCGTGGTTCgcacctgcagagagacagtttGGTGTTTTCTGCTTCAGTGGCTCAGGTGCTGtttatttcagtctgtacagttaaatcatttttttgaaGATATTATGGTTCTTTAATAACCTAATGTTTACTGGACCTTATTGAATGTTCCCATCTATTGAGAGAGCAAAATAGAAAACtctcttctatttttttcccttcttctgtCACTTGATCGTTCTACAGCTATGAATTATAGTCTGTGTATTATAACTGTTGATCTCCTTATTAGTAGTAATGTACAGAAGGTACTAAAGTTAATGCTGAACATCAGTTCAATCTTCTCCTCTTGCAGATTTAGAGGAAACTCAGAGTACATCAAAAGCTGCCCCCCAAACCTCCACGTCTCCCTCGACGCCCACCACAACTCTGGTTAAATCAACAACCACGACTGCACCTTCAAGAAAGCCCATGACAACAAAATCCCCCGAGCAGACATCTTTCACTTCAGCTTTCACTCTCCCGGTCAAGATAGCACATTCAACTGGgatttcctccacctccacctctcttAAATCTCTCTCCACCCGTGTTCCTACATCTCTTTCTCATCTCATCACCTCAAAAGCCGCTGTCGTTGCTTTGGCCTTTTCTACCTCTGAGCCAGCGCTGCCTCAGTCTGTGAGCTCTGCAAAACTTTCTCTGGGAGGTTcggttttctttcatttttagattttcattttgttgtgattGTCATGTCTCCACCCTTACAGCTGCGTTTATACAATTTTGATCACTagtgggagaagaaaaaaaaagaaaaagcaatatatatatatatagaatcTCATGACCATTTGGACCATATTCTGAAAAATTGATACAGTCCATAACCCTTAGTTAATtcatcaacaaaacacacaaaaaatcatAGAATAGAATAATTTCTGTGTATAGAGAACCACAGAAACTGGGACACTGAGGTGCACGTAAACGCACTCTGAGAAATTTTGTTCAGTTTGGATTTGAATTGGtgcattttgatttattttccagtTGCACCCATGGCACTCATCATTCTTGGCGTCATTGTCCTGCTtctggcagcagcaggtgcTGTGTGGTACTACAAACTGTAAGTCATGTTTTCAGATCTGCTGCACAACTTAAAACCctgtggaaacagaaacagcGACTTTAGTTTAGAATGTAGAAGAATAAAAATCACAGACTACAGACAATTCTGAGCGCAACTATCTtaaattctaaaaacatgagcttcctctgttttctttgcatgttATTATGTATTTAGTAGCAGGAGGCAGTTTAACAAACTGATGTTAGGACAGTGATCTGTAGTTCAATAAGCCTTTAGTGATCCATCAACATCATGTTCCTGATataaatttttttctctccttttggaaaaggaacattttcactttttggtCTCCGGGGCAGCAGAAAgatgacacagagacagagatgtggaaGCACACTGACAGTGAGACGGACCTGCACAGTCAACACAGAGCGGAAGACAATGACGAAAATGAAGAACCAGACAGGAAGTACTCAAGCGATATCATGCTGTGTGTGAATCCACACATCAAAAGGGATTCTTCAGAGTAGCTTTACGGTATGTCATTGGAGGATTTTCTAAAGTGAACCGAATGATTTAAAACCATAGTGTTACCTGATAAATGtcaataaatgtttaaagaaaaaacatgttacagAGGACGGTTTATTAGAGCTAGAGCACGAAATTCGTGcaaagccctattgtaactgaagggattattattattattattctcctcttttatttttcttccgccACTTTGttggctaatttgaccccctgaacgtgctcaaaaagtcaccaaactttgcccaacATTGTCCCACGAcaaaaattcttgtttgacactgtccgtgCGACCGGGTGTGGCCAAACGGCTCTGCAGCATCCCctagtgtgaaaatattcaccgtaAGACCAACAgacttgaaaatcggtacacagatgcatcacgtcAAGACGAGAAATAAAGCCTCATGGAGAAAAATTCCGCAATGTACAGGAAGTCGGCCTTGTGGCTGTATcgcccacatacttcatccaatgtagatggaaaaaaatcaggcatgatgaccatgtgattctgaacagattgatatgctaatatgatgataCAGTCATAGCGTCACCTACTGGctgtatgcattatttttagccctattttccacattccacacactgtattttaatgaagtCCTCTTAgggacataatctgatacattttaaatgttgactcatggttcagaagacattgatgagtgaaagttatcaaaagctttcatcaaagtTACATGGTGTGGCTGTGGCACCGCCACAAAGTTGACCGtttgccaacacacaggaaatggatgtatttgtgcctgaaTCTCccacatagatagatagatagatagagtaTTTTGTCTTAttctacttcctgtttttgtcatgtttccctccattggtgattgtctgccccgccttaattggtttcacctgttgcccattgccttgtgtatttaagtatCATTGTTTCCCTGTTTTCTTGTCGGTTTGTCAGTTTCCATGCCTGTTTCCATGTCACTGTCTATGATCAAGtctgttcatgttcctgtgtcatgtgatttccccctcatggacttaccttggtttcgtTTAAAGTAAGgactttatttttgttttttgtttatttttgtatttttgttgtttagttttgtttctgagGTTTTGTTTctcccatgtggatgatttttggtttattaaaagacttttagttctctGATTCTGCCTATCTTTGGagtttttttgcatttgggtctgAGTCCTTGCATCCCCTTGTGACacattttgagacattttgagatcataaagtatgacttttcttggctgattttgattttgaagccttactatactatgaagttttcaGGCATATTTTGAGGATgctctaaagtatgacttttattggccaaatttgattttgaagccttactatactatggcattttttgatgTATTTTGAGGACACTCTCAAGAATGAATTTTtctggccaattttgaagccttactatactatgacgtttttttggcacattttgaggtcatactaaagtatgactttttgtggcccattttgatgccttactatactatgacgtttttttggcacattttgaggtcatactaaagtatgcccttttttggccgattttgatgccttactatactatggcgtttttaggcacattttgaggtcatactaaagtatgactttttttggccgattttgatgccttactatactatgatgttttttggcacattttgaggtcatactaaagtatgactttttttggccgattttgatgccttactatactatgacgttttttggcatattttgaggtcaaaaaaaatgttgacttttttttatccgattttgacgccatactatactatgacgttttttatgacattttgaggtcaaaaaaaattttgactttttttgtcggattttgacagcttactatactatgacatttttaggtcaaaaaaaattttgactttttttgcccgaaaaaaacgccatactatactatgacgttttttatgacattttgaggtcaaaaaattttttgacttttattgcctgaaaaaaacgccatactatactatgacgttttttatgacattttgaggtcaaaaaaaatttagactttttttggccgactttgatgccgtactatactatgacgttttttatgacattttgaggtcaaaaaaatttttgcctttttttggccgattttgatgccttactatattaagatgttttttatgacattttgaggtcatactaaagtatgactttttttggccgattttgatgccttactatactatggcgttttttggcacattttgaggtcatactaaagtatgactttttttgtccgattttgatgccttactatactatgacattttttatgacattttgaggtcaaaaaaattttgactttttttgcccgaaaaaaacgccatactatactatgacgttttttatgacattttgaggtcaaaaaaaattttgactttttttgtccgattttgacgccttagtatactatgacgttttttatgacattttgaggtcaaaaaaatttttgactttttttgcccgaaaaaacgccatactatactatgacgttttttatgacattttgaggtcaaaaaaaattttgactttttttgtccgattttgacagcatactatactatgacgttttttatgacattttgaggtcaaaaaaaattttgactttttttgcccgaaaaaaacgccatactatactatgacgttttttatgacattttgaggtcaaaaaaatttttgactttttttgcccgaaaaaacggcatactgtactgacgttttttatgacattttgaggtcaaaaaaatttttgactttttttgcctgaaaaaaacgccatactatactatgacgttttttggccgattttgaggccttactatactatgacgttttttatgacattttgaggtcaaaaaaaattttgacttttattgcctgaaaaaaacgccatactatactatgacgttttttggcacattttgaggtcatactaaagtatgactttttttgtccgattttgatgccttactatactatgacgttttttataacattttgaggtcaaaaaaatttttgacttttttttgacgccatactatactatgacgttttttatgacattttgaggtcaaaaaaatttttgactttttttgtccgattttgacggcatactatactatgacgttttttatgacattttgtggtcaaaaaattttttgactttttttgcccgaaaaaacgccatactatgacgttttttatgacattttgaggtccaaaaaaattttgactttttttggccgcaaaaacgccgtactatactatgacgtttttaatgacagtttgaggtcaaaaaaaattttgactttttttgtccgattttgacgccatactatactatggcgatttttatgacattttgaggtaaaaaaaaattttgactttttttgcccgaaaaatacgccatactatactatgacgttttttatgatattttgaggtcaaaaaaaattttgactttttttgtccgattttgacgccatactatactatgacgttttttatgacattttgaggtcaaaaaaaattttgactttttttgcctgaaaaaaacgccatactatactatgacgttttttatgacatttttaggtcaaaaaagaattttgactttttttgcccgaaaaaaacgccatactatactatgacgttttttggccgattttgatgccttactatactatgacgttttttggcacattttgaggtcatactaaagtatgactttttttggccgattttgaagcattactatactatgacgttttttatgacattttgaggtcaaaaaaaattttgactttttttggccgactttgacgccatactatactatgacgtttttttttttttgacattttgaggtaaaaaaaatttttgacttttattgcctgaaaaaaacgccatactatactatgacgttttttatgacattttgaggtcaaaaaaatttttgactttttctggccgactttgacgccatactatactatgatgttttttatgacattttgaggtcaaaaaaaattttgacttttattgcctgaaaaaaacgccatactatactatgacattttttatgacattttgaggtaaaaaaaaattttgactttttttgcccgcaaaaaacgccatactatactatgacgttttttatgatattttgaggtcaaaaaaatttttgactttttttgtccgattttgacgccatactatactatgacgttttttatgacattttgaggtcaaaaaaaattttgactttttttgcctgaaaaaaacgccatactatactatgacgttttttatgacatttttaggtcaaaaaagaattttgactttttttgcccgaaaaaaacgccatactatactatgacgttttttggccgattttgatgccttactatactatgacgttttttggcacattttgaggtcatactaaagtatgactttttttggccgattttgaagcattactatactatgacgttttttatgacattttgaggtcaaaaaaaattttgactttttttggccgactttgacgccatactatactatgacttttttttttttttgacattttgaggtcaaaaaaatttttgacttttattgcctgaaaaaaacgccatactatactatgacgttttttatgacattttgaggtcaaaaaaatttttgactttttctggccgactttgacgccatactatactatgatgttttttatgacattttgaggtcaaaaaaatttttgacttttattgcctgaaaaaaacgccatactatactatgacgttttttatgacattttgaggtcaaaaaaaattttgactttttttttccgattttgacgccatactatactatgacgttttttatgacattttgaggtcaaataaatttttgactttttttgcctgaaaaaaacgccatactgttctatgacgttttttggccgattttgaggccttactatactatgacgttttttggcacattttgaggtcatactaaagtatgactttttttggccgattttgaggccttactatactatgacgttttttatgacattttgaggtcaaaaaaaattttgactttttttgcctgaaaaaaacgccatactatactatgacgttttttatgacattttgaggtcaaaaaaaattttgactttttttgcccgaaaaaaacgccatactatactatgacgttttttatgacattttgaggtcaaaaaaaattttgactttttttgtccgattttgacgccttagtatactatgacgttttttatgacattttgaggtcaaaaaaatttttgactttttttgcccgaaaaaacgccatactatactatgacgttttttatgacattttgaggtcaaaaaaaattttgactttttttgtccgattttgacagcatactatactatgacgttttttatgacattttgaggtcaaaaaaaattttgactttttttgcccgaaaaaaacgccatactatactatgacgttttttatgacattttgaggtcaaaaaaaattttgactttttttgcctgaaaaaaacgccatactatactatgacgttttttatgacatttttaggtcaaaaaagaattttgactttttttgcccgaaaaaaacgccatactatactatgacgttttttggccgattttgatgccttactatactatgacgttttttggcacattttgaggtcatactaaagtatgactttttttggccgattttgaagcattactatactatgacgttttttatgacattttgaggtcaaaaaaaattttgactttttttgcctgaaaaaaacgccatactatactatgacgttttttatgacattttgaggtcaaaaaattttttgactttttttgtccaattttgacgccatactatactatgacgttttttatgacattttgaggtcaaaaaaaattttgactttttttgcctgaaaaaaacgccatactatactatgacgttttttatgacattttgaggtcaaaaaagaattttgactttttttgcccgaaaaaaacgccatactatactatgacgttttttggccgattttgatgccttactatactatgacgttttttggcacattttgaggtcatactaaagtatgactttttttggccgattttgatgccttactatactatgacgttttttggcacattttgaggtcatactaaagtatgactttttttggccgattttgaagccttactatactatgacgttttttatgacattttgaggtcaaaaaaaattttgactttttttgcctgaaaaaaacgccatactatactatgacgttttttatgacattttgaggtcaaaaaaatttttgacactttttgtccgattttgacgccatactatactatgacgttttttatgacattttgaggtcaaaaaaaattttgacactttttgtccgattttgacgccatactatactatgacgttttttatgacattttgaggtcaaaaaaaattttgacttttattgcctgaaaaaaacgccatactatactatgacgttttttatgacattttgaggtcaaaaaattttttaactttttttgcccgaaaaaacgccatactatactatgacgttttttggccgattttgaggccttactatactatgacgttttttggcacattttgaggtcatactaaagtatgactttttttggccgattttgaagccttactatactatgatgttttttatgacattttgaggtcaaaaaaaattttgacttttattgcctgaaaaaaacgccttactatactatgacgttttttatgacattttgaggtcaaaaaaaatgttgactttttttgcccgaaaaaaccgccatactatactatgacgttttttatgacattttgaggtcaaaaaatttttggacactttttgtccgattttgacgccatactatactatgacgttttttatgacattttgaggtaaaaaaaatttttgactttttttgcacgaaaaaacgccatactatactatgacgttttttatgacatttggaggtcaaaaaaaattttgactttttttgcccgaaaaaacgccatactatactatgacgttttttatgacattttgaggtccaaaaaaattttgactttttttgtccgattttgacagtatactatactatgacgttttttatgacattttgaggtcaaaaaaatttttgactttttttgtccgattttgacgccatactatactatgatgttttttatgacattttgaggtcaaaaaaaattttgactttttttgcctgaaaaaaacgccatactatactatgacgttttttatgacattttgaggtcaaaaaaaattttgactttttttgcctgaaaaaaacgccatactatactatgacgttttttggcacattttgaggtcatactaaagtatgactttttttgtccgattttgatgccttactatactatgacgttttttataacattttgaggtcaaaaaaatttttgacttttttttgtccgtttttgacgccatactatactatgacgttttttatgacattttgaggtcaaaaaaatttttgactttttttgtccgattttgacggcatactatactatgacgttttttatgacattttgtggtcaaaaaattttttgactttttttgcccgaaaaaacgccatactatgacgttttttatgacattttgaggtccaaaaaaattttgactttttttgcctgaaaaaaacgccatactatactatgacgtttttaatgacagtttgaggtcaaaaaaaattttgactttttttgtccgattttgacgccatactatactatggcgatttttatgacattttgaggtcaaaataaattttgactttttttgcccgaaaaatacgccatactatactatgacattttttatgacattttgaggtcaaaaaattttttgactttttttgtccgattttgacgccttagtatactatgacgttttttatgacattttgaggtcaaaaaaaatttttgactttttttgcctgaaaaaaacgccatactatactatgacgttttttatgacattttgaggttaaaaaaaatttttgactttttttgcccgcaaaaaacgccatactatactatgacgttttttatgatattttgaggtcaaaaaaaattttgactttttttgtccgattttgacgccatactatactatgacgttttttatgacattttgaggtcaaaaaaaattttgactttttttgcctgaaaaaaacgccatactatactatgacgttttttatgacatttttaggtcaaaaaagaattttgactttttttgcccgaaaaaaacgccatactatactatgacgttttttggcacattttgaggtcatactaaagtatgactttttttggccgattttgaagcattactatactatgacgttttttatgacattttgaggtcaaaaaaaattttgactttttttggccgactttgacgccatactatactatgacgttttttttttttttttgacattttgaggtcaaaaaaatttttgacttttattgcctgaaaaaaacgccatactatactatgacgttttttatgacattttgaggtcaaaaa
The window above is part of the Toxotes jaculatrix isolate fToxJac2 chromosome 5, fToxJac2.pri, whole genome shotgun sequence genome. Proteins encoded here:
- the lyve1b gene encoding lymphatic vessel endothelial hyaluronic receptor 1b; this translates as MASFWVFTQFLLLCFAASFPAFESSVIKAAPQSQRVAGVFMVPEGGQYTLNFSAAIAACLFLNVTIATTDQMQRAVQQGLEMCKFGWVAEKIAVIPRRTSAKTCGDGKTGVVPWFAPAERQFGVFCFSGSDLEETQSTSKAAPQTSTSPSTPTTTLVKSTTTTAPSRKPMTTKSPEQTSFTSAFTLPVKIAHSTGISSTSTSLKSLSTRVPTSLSHLITSKAAVVALAFSTSEPALPQSVSSAKLSLGVAPMALIILGVIVLLLAAAGAVWYYKLNIFTFWSPGQQKDDTETEMWKHTDSETDLHSQHRAEDNDENEEPDRKYSSDIMLCVNPHIKRDSSE